The Rhizobium leguminosarum genome includes a region encoding these proteins:
- a CDS encoding potassium transporter Kup: MTSTHMDKTGDGAGRKGFAGLVIGAVGVVYGDIGTSPLYALREALRPFAADGVHEAEVIGLISLMVWTLTIIVTFKYVLFLLRADNDGEGGTLSLLALLMKKMGRNVPVLFFAGLIGAALFIGDAMITPALSVMSALEGLKLVTPAFAEYVPLASAAIMIVLFAVQSKGTAAVSIFFGPITVLWFLAMAAGGLIHIGDDWRILEALNPINAFLFLSHAGSVGLIVLGAVFLTVTGAEALYADLGHFGRRPIQMAWFVLVFPALLLNYLGQGALVLAHPEAATNPFFLMYPDWALLPVVILATMATIIASQAVITGAFSLARSAVHLGFLPRLRIKFTSETNTGQIYVPSVNLLLLVGVLMLIFSFGDSESLATAYGISVTGTMVISTMLVFQFLRAVWGYSLVLAAVLLLPLFIIEVLFLAANLLKIHDGGWVPVALALAIMVMMWTWTRGQAYLKRLRANNEIPLDSFIRSIERKSEHSPVTVPGTAVFLTSVPDRTPNVLLHNLKHNHVLHEQNVILTVWTEDEPYVPDSRRIKISQLSPRFVRLDITFGFMDDPDVTRALALCRESGFKFEIMRTSFYLGRRNLVRTPNTGLPAWQERIFMGLEGLAIDPSDYFNLPSNRVVELGEQIAI, translated from the coding sequence ATGACGTCGACGCATATGGATAAGACGGGGGATGGCGCCGGCCGGAAGGGCTTTGCCGGATTGGTCATCGGCGCGGTCGGCGTCGTCTATGGCGATATCGGCACCAGCCCCCTTTATGCCCTTCGCGAGGCGCTGAGGCCCTTTGCGGCCGATGGCGTACACGAAGCCGAGGTCATCGGCCTCATTTCGCTGATGGTCTGGACGCTGACAATCATCGTAACCTTCAAATATGTGCTCTTCCTTCTCAGGGCGGACAATGACGGCGAAGGCGGCACGCTTTCGCTTCTCGCCCTTTTGATGAAGAAGATGGGGCGAAACGTGCCGGTGCTCTTCTTCGCCGGCCTGATCGGAGCGGCTCTCTTCATCGGCGATGCGATGATCACGCCTGCCTTGTCGGTCATGTCGGCACTAGAAGGCCTGAAACTGGTTACGCCGGCCTTTGCCGAATACGTCCCGCTCGCTTCAGCTGCGATCATGATCGTTCTCTTTGCTGTCCAGTCGAAGGGAACCGCCGCCGTCTCCATCTTTTTCGGGCCAATAACGGTGTTGTGGTTTCTGGCTATGGCGGCAGGCGGCCTGATCCATATCGGCGACGATTGGAGGATTTTGGAGGCACTCAATCCAATCAATGCATTCCTGTTCCTCAGCCATGCTGGCAGCGTCGGCCTCATCGTGCTCGGCGCCGTCTTTCTGACGGTCACGGGCGCCGAAGCGCTCTATGCCGATCTCGGGCATTTCGGGCGCCGCCCGATCCAGATGGCATGGTTCGTGCTCGTTTTTCCTGCCCTACTTCTGAACTATCTCGGCCAAGGCGCGCTCGTTCTCGCCCATCCGGAAGCCGCCACCAATCCGTTCTTTCTGATGTATCCCGACTGGGCCTTGCTGCCGGTGGTTATTCTGGCGACGATGGCAACGATCATCGCCAGCCAGGCGGTAATCACAGGCGCATTTTCGCTGGCCCGCTCGGCGGTTCACCTCGGCTTCCTGCCGAGGCTCAGGATCAAGTTCACGTCGGAGACCAACACCGGCCAGATCTACGTGCCAAGCGTCAATCTTCTCCTGCTGGTCGGCGTCTTGATGCTGATCTTTTCCTTCGGCGACTCCGAGTCGCTGGCGACGGCCTATGGCATCTCGGTGACCGGAACCATGGTGATCTCGACCATGCTGGTCTTCCAGTTCCTCCGGGCCGTCTGGGGCTACTCCCTCGTGCTCGCCGCCGTCCTGCTGCTGCCGCTCTTCATCATCGAAGTCCTGTTCCTGGCGGCGAACCTCTTGAAGATCCACGATGGCGGCTGGGTTCCGGTCGCCCTTGCGCTGGCGATCATGGTCATGATGTGGACATGGACCCGAGGCCAGGCCTATCTGAAGAGATTGCGGGCCAACAACGAGATCCCGCTCGATTCCTTCATCAGGTCGATCGAGCGAAAGTCGGAGCATTCCCCGGTCACCGTTCCGGGAACGGCCGTCTTCCTGACCAGCGTCCCGGATCGCACGCCCAACGTCCTGCTCCACAATCTCAAGCACAATCACGTGCTCCACGAACAGAACGTCATCCTGACCGTCTGGACCGAGGACGAACCTTATGTGCCCGACAGCCGCCGCATCAAGATCAGCCAGCTCTCGCCGCGTTTCGTACGCCTCGACATCACTTTCGGCTTCATGGACGATCCCGATGTCACCAGGGCATTGGCTCTCTGCCGGGAGAGCGGCTTCAAGTTCGAGATCATGAGGACCTCCTTCTATCTCGGCCGCCGGAACCTCGTCAGGACGCCGAACACCGGCTTGCCCGCCTGGCAGGAGCGCATATTCATGGGGCTGGAGGGCTTGGCGATCGATCCCTCCGATTACTTTAACCTGCCGTCCAACCGCGTCGTCGAACTCGGCGAACAGATTGCCATTTGA
- a CDS encoding PT domain-containing protein, producing the protein MVLPISEGYALKYFLLYALTCTLVGIALLFIIREVVPFAIDKPTDQSVADSTDEPVAGPTEQSAARPTGEPVPRQTTDQSAVQPADPLVVRSTGQPVDRPAREPVVGPTGEPAARPTDQSVVGPPGEPVVRKGGRLGSPAQ; encoded by the coding sequence TTGGTGCTGCCAATCAGCGAGGGATATGCACTGAAATATTTCCTTCTCTACGCGCTGACATGCACGTTGGTCGGGATAGCTCTTCTCTTCATCATCCGTGAAGTTGTACCGTTCGCGATCGACAAGCCAACCGATCAATCGGTGGCCGACTCAACTGATGAGCCAGTTGCCGGGCCAACCGAGCAATCAGCGGCCCGACCAACCGGTGAGCCGGTGCCGAGGCAAACGACCGATCAATCCGCCGTCCAGCCAGCCGATCCCCTGGTCGTCCGATCCACCGGCCAGCCAGTCGACCGGCCAGCCCGTGAACCGGTGGTCGGGCCAACTGGCGAACCGGCAGCGAGACCGACCGATCAATCGGTGGTCGGTCCGCCCGGCGAACCGGTCGTCCGGAAGGGGGGCCGGCTGGGGAGTCCGGCGCAGTGA
- a CDS encoding GNAT family N-acetyltransferase: protein MSDEVIIRELVGLDQTMTIFPLYSQVSGLSEAVVRQRLSAMFAQSNYRCVAAYIDERMVGASGFWTGTQLWCGKYIEADNVVVDGALRSRGIGGKMMAWIEAEAERTECAVVRIAMVLGRERTHQFYARNGYFDDGLLMVKALSRGAAEFPEYVSQQV, encoded by the coding sequence GTGTCCGACGAAGTGATCATCCGCGAGCTGGTCGGTCTCGATCAGACGATGACAATTTTCCCGCTGTACAGCCAGGTTAGTGGCCTGAGCGAGGCCGTGGTTCGCCAACGACTTTCAGCCATGTTCGCACAGAGCAACTACCGCTGCGTAGCAGCCTACATCGATGAACGGATGGTGGGTGCGTCGGGTTTCTGGACGGGCACTCAGTTGTGGTGCGGCAAGTATATCGAGGCGGACAATGTGGTGGTAGACGGCGCCCTGCGCAGTCGGGGCATCGGCGGCAAGATGATGGCGTGGATAGAGGCGGAGGCGGAGCGGACTGAATGCGCGGTGGTCCGTATCGCCATGGTGCTGGGCAGGGAGCGTACGCACCAGTTCTACGCGAGAAACGGCTACTTCGACGACGGCCTGTTGATGGTGAAAGCCCTAAGTCGCGGTGCGGCCGAGTTTCCGGAATATGTCTCTCAACAAGTTTGA
- a CDS encoding ornithine cyclodeaminase family protein, protein MTKILKDEDLVGSALMMIAIDALETAFLARADNRLISPPRHHVSFPDRGDLVFTVGGILGEKPLAGFRVYETFEGAEHSQIVAVWSADDAKLKGIILGERLGNLRTGAIGGLAIRHLSAPDASIVGILGSGAQARTQLAAAAAVRKLDRARVYSRDEKNRAAFAAEMQHALDIEVEPAGSAYEAVDDADIVICATTSRTPVIHARDLKPGVHVNTVGPKTREGYELGLDIADAAAVIATDSPEQTRAYASPFFLAGSGNEHRMADLADFIAGKAAARGSPGDTTLFCSVGLAGTEVVVASAILDML, encoded by the coding sequence GTGACGAAAATTCTGAAAGACGAGGATCTGGTCGGCAGCGCGCTGATGATGATCGCGATCGATGCTCTCGAGACCGCTTTTCTCGCGAGAGCCGACAATCGGTTGATCTCTCCGCCCCGGCACCATGTCTCGTTTCCCGATCGCGGCGATCTCGTCTTCACCGTCGGCGGCATCCTCGGCGAGAAACCGCTCGCGGGCTTCCGGGTCTATGAAACATTCGAAGGGGCTGAGCATTCGCAGATCGTCGCTGTGTGGTCGGCCGACGACGCCAAGCTCAAGGGCATTATTCTCGGAGAGCGTCTCGGCAACCTCAGAACCGGTGCGATCGGAGGGCTCGCCATCCGGCATCTCAGCGCGCCTGACGCCAGCATCGTCGGGATCCTCGGCAGCGGAGCGCAAGCGCGAACCCAGCTTGCCGCGGCCGCCGCCGTTCGAAAACTGGACCGCGCCCGCGTCTATAGCCGCGACGAGAAAAATCGCGCCGCCTTTGCAGCTGAGATGCAGCACGCCTTGGATATAGAAGTGGAGCCTGCCGGCAGCGCCTATGAAGCCGTCGATGATGCCGACATCGTCATCTGCGCGACGACGAGCCGAACGCCCGTCATTCATGCCAGGGATTTGAAGCCCGGCGTGCACGTCAACACCGTCGGCCCGAAAACGCGTGAGGGATACGAACTCGGCCTGGATATTGCCGATGCCGCAGCCGTGATCGCAACGGACTCTCCCGAACAGACGCGCGCCTACGCTTCGCCGTTCTTCCTCGCCGGCTCCGGCAATGAGCACCGCATGGCCGACCTTGCCGATTTCATTGCCGGGAAAGCGGCGGCGCGAGGATCGCCTGGCGATACGACCTTGTTTTGCTCCGTCGGCCTGGCTGGAACCGAAGTCGTCGTCGCCTCGGCAATCCTCGATATGCTGTGA
- the tyrS gene encoding tyrosine--tRNA ligase produces MILSSQPIGPRSDFLRTLSERGFLHQCTDLGALDSWLCSGAGTAYNGFDLTADSLHVGHLIPIMMLRWFQKTGNKPIALLGSATSRLGDPSFRDTSRPFLSQEQILKNLIGIRQVFERFLVFGDGLTDAVMVNNADWLGGLNYLDFLRDIGPHFSVNRMLTSESVRQRLEREQSLSLLEFNYMVMQAYDFHVLAESRGCLLQLGGSDQWGNIVSGVEFGRRIGGRSLFGLTAPLLTTSSGAKMGKSVSGAVWLNADRLSPYEFWQFWRNTGDADVGRFLRLFTELPLDEIARLEVLRDSEINEAKKILADQVTSLCHGADTAAQASETSRRAFEAGEVPAGLPTVILPDSLRGDFPLVDAMVVARLAKSKSEARRLIVGGGVRVNGGSVKDETMRLGDSDVQDGVIRLSVGKKRQVLLQPV; encoded by the coding sequence TTGATACTATCCTCTCAGCCTATCGGACCTAGATCTGACTTTCTTCGCACTTTGAGCGAGCGCGGCTTCCTGCATCAATGCACCGACTTAGGAGCACTCGACAGTTGGCTTTGTTCAGGAGCCGGCACCGCCTATAACGGATTCGATCTCACCGCCGACAGCCTGCATGTCGGGCATCTCATTCCGATCATGATGCTGCGGTGGTTCCAGAAGACGGGTAACAAACCGATTGCGTTGCTCGGCAGTGCGACAAGCCGCCTGGGCGATCCGAGCTTCCGTGACACGTCACGTCCTTTTCTCAGCCAAGAGCAGATCCTGAAGAACCTGATCGGCATCCGGCAGGTCTTCGAGCGATTCCTCGTCTTCGGGGATGGCCTGACCGATGCGGTGATGGTCAACAATGCCGATTGGTTGGGCGGGCTCAACTATCTCGATTTCCTGCGCGATATCGGGCCGCATTTTTCAGTCAACCGAATGCTCACATCGGAGAGCGTGCGCCAACGGTTGGAACGAGAGCAATCGCTGTCATTGCTGGAATTCAACTACATGGTCATGCAAGCCTACGACTTCCATGTGCTCGCAGAAAGCCGCGGCTGCCTGCTTCAACTGGGTGGCTCCGACCAGTGGGGCAATATTGTCAGCGGCGTCGAATTTGGACGGCGGATCGGTGGACGCTCCTTGTTTGGATTGACTGCCCCGCTGCTGACGACATCATCGGGCGCGAAGATGGGCAAGAGCGTTTCGGGCGCGGTTTGGCTAAACGCCGACCGGCTGTCGCCCTATGAGTTCTGGCAATTCTGGAGAAACACCGGGGATGCTGATGTGGGGCGTTTCCTCAGGCTGTTCACCGAGTTACCCTTAGACGAAATTGCACGCCTTGAAGTGCTTCGGGATTCCGAAATCAACGAAGCAAAAAAGATCCTTGCCGACCAGGTCACCAGCCTGTGCCACGGGGCTGATACCGCGGCGCAAGCTTCCGAAACCTCCCGGCGCGCCTTCGAAGCAGGCGAAGTGCCGGCGGGTCTCCCGACGGTCATTCTCCCGGATAGCCTTCGCGGTGATTTTCCGTTGGTCGACGCCATGGTCGTTGCCAGGCTCGCCAAGTCGAAAAGCGAAGCGCGTCGATTGATCGTCGGCGGCGGTGTGCGAGTCAACGGTGGCAGCGTAAAAGACGAGACAATGCGGCTTGGCGACTCCGACGTCCAGGACGGGGTGATCCGGCTCTCGGTCGGCAAGAAGCGACAGGTCCTCCTTCAGCCGGTTTAG
- a CDS encoding MFS transporter, with translation MKPHHRIFFIQFAVALSLGAFVSRLPDLQVKFSLTEGELGLLLAVLSSGVLCGLTFSVGLIERLGARTTAFVTVFGASLFFALIPWMPSALLAVPLFFIAGVFTGAFEINANIETDRHEALLGYRIMSRAHGMWSLGFCITALVAAGMRQAAVSIELHTFIVLVTVLIAGSIVFSGIENAPRRQDAHPGDTPIIAFPTIGLLPLCLLAAAPLLAEGASVDWSAIYMRDVFAVEPFIGGLSVTIFSSFIAIGRLGMDPVIDRFNPRPVAITLLGIAAIGVVMVATATHPAIALAGFGLTGIGCSSVYPLAISAAARRTDRPAPVNVAALGQTTFLVFFAGPPLLGFGAEHFGIRFSYWVVVPVLAAALLVTRALAADPAPVTGQPEPAQPHG, from the coding sequence ATGAAGCCGCACCACCGCATTTTCTTCATTCAGTTTGCCGTGGCCCTTTCCTTAGGTGCGTTTGTTTCGCGGCTGCCCGATCTTCAGGTCAAGTTTAGCCTGACGGAAGGCGAGCTTGGCCTTCTGCTCGCCGTCCTGTCCTCCGGGGTTCTCTGCGGGTTGACGTTCTCGGTGGGGTTGATCGAGAGGCTCGGTGCGCGCACCACCGCCTTCGTCACCGTCTTCGGTGCGTCGCTGTTTTTCGCGTTGATCCCTTGGATGCCCTCAGCTCTCTTGGCGGTGCCGTTGTTCTTCATTGCCGGCGTTTTCACCGGAGCATTCGAGATCAACGCTAATATCGAAACCGATCGCCATGAGGCGCTGCTTGGGTACCGCATCATGAGCCGGGCTCACGGCATGTGGAGCCTCGGCTTCTGCATCACCGCCCTTGTTGCCGCCGGCATGCGTCAGGCTGCCGTCTCCATCGAACTGCATACCTTCATCGTCCTGGTGACGGTCTTGATTGCCGGGTCGATCGTTTTCTCTGGGATCGAGAATGCGCCCCGACGGCAGGACGCTCACCCCGGAGATACGCCGATCATCGCTTTTCCCACGATCGGACTGCTCCCCCTTTGCCTTCTCGCCGCAGCTCCGCTTCTTGCCGAAGGCGCAAGCGTCGATTGGTCGGCGATCTATATGCGCGACGTATTCGCGGTCGAACCCTTCATCGGCGGGCTCAGCGTGACCATTTTTTCCTCGTTCATCGCCATCGGGCGGCTCGGCATGGACCCTGTCATCGACCGCTTCAATCCGCGCCCGGTCGCAATCACTCTCCTTGGGATCGCTGCCATCGGTGTTGTCATGGTTGCGACGGCGACACACCCTGCTATCGCGCTCGCAGGCTTTGGCCTGACAGGTATCGGCTGCTCCTCAGTCTATCCGCTTGCCATCTCGGCTGCGGCCCGACGCACGGATCGACCCGCACCCGTCAACGTTGCAGCGCTCGGGCAGACGACGTTCCTTGTGTTTTTCGCCGGGCCGCCACTGCTCGGTTTCGGCGCCGAACACTTCGGTATCCGCTTTTCGTACTGGGTGGTCGTCCCTGTTCTCGCCGCAGCGCTGCTGGTCACCAGGGCACTTGCCGCTGATCCTGCCCCGGTCACAGGCCAACCCGAACCGGCGCAACCACACGGTTGA
- a CDS encoding class I SAM-dependent methyltransferase, with translation MNANDVAAHWESNAETWTIYSRAGYDKYRDALNTPAFLKMLPPVAGLAGLDLGCGEGSNTRAVARLGARMIGLDIAPTFIRYARETETQAPLGIDYVLGDGQGIDFPEASFDFVTAFMSMMDMADQRQVLKGIHRVLKPGGFLQFSILHPCFVPPTRRNIRDEAGKPVAVEIADYFDESDGRIDRWIFSSIPEEERVTLTPFAVPRFHRTLSTWVSMIVEAGLTIEAFGEPMASVEVALAEPIVADTRIAPIFLHIRARKA, from the coding sequence ATGAACGCCAATGATGTCGCCGCCCATTGGGAGAGCAATGCCGAGACCTGGACGATCTATAGCCGCGCAGGCTACGACAAATATCGCGACGCGCTGAACACACCGGCCTTTCTGAAGATGCTGCCGCCGGTGGCAGGCCTTGCCGGGCTCGATCTCGGCTGCGGCGAAGGTTCCAACACCCGCGCCGTCGCCCGCCTCGGCGCCCGCATGATCGGTCTCGACATCGCCCCGACCTTCATTCGTTATGCCCGCGAGACCGAGACGCAAGCGCCGCTCGGCATCGACTACGTGCTCGGCGACGGCCAGGGCATCGATTTCCCCGAAGCGAGTTTCGATTTCGTCACCGCCTTCATGTCGATGATGGACATGGCCGATCAGCGCCAGGTGCTGAAGGGCATCCACCGCGTCCTGAAGCCGGGCGGCTTCCTGCAGTTTTCGATCCTGCATCCCTGCTTTGTGCCGCCGACGCGCCGCAATATCCGTGACGAGGCCGGCAAGCCCGTCGCAGTGGAGATCGCCGATTATTTCGATGAGAGCGACGGCCGGATCGATCGCTGGATTTTTTCCTCCATCCCAGAGGAAGAACGGGTGACGCTGACGCCGTTTGCCGTCCCGCGCTTTCACCGGACGCTGTCGACCTGGGTGTCGATGATCGTCGAAGCGGGGCTGACGATCGAAGCTTTCGGCGAGCCCATGGCGTCAGTCGAGGTGGCGCTTGCCGAGCCAATAGTCGCCGATACCCGCATCGCGCCGATCTTCCTCCACATCAGGGCGCGCAAGGCGTAA
- a CDS encoding pyridoxal phosphate-dependent decarboxylase family protein, whose product MTAIASLFQEAARLAAAFRQAAPARHMPTHDYAASLACFEEPLPAAGSDMLDVIRRLSDGAEPGLHATTGPRFFGWVIGGSHPVGVAADFLTSAWGQNAGNHAAAPAAAAVETVAARWLLDLLELPAESSVGFVTGATVANFTCLAAARGEVLRQVGWHVDAKGLFGAPEITVLIGDDAHTTVFSALQFLGLGHDRVLRLPTDAMGRIDPATLAGTLDTVSGPVIAVLQAGQINTGAFDDFAAIIPLLKAKGAWVHVDGAFGLWAQASAKTSHLSRGIEAADSWATDGHKWLQTPYDCGYAIVRDELAHRRAMTIAASYLPLAGEGERDPSHYVPELSRRARGFATWAMLKHLGRDGIAALIDQCCASARLVADLLAHEPGIAILNEVALNQLVIRFGADLQNEEGDALTRKTIEKIQADGMIFAGGAKWRGRDVLRLSVTNFQTTSDEAQLAAQSIITAFKSVSGG is encoded by the coding sequence ATGACGGCAATTGCATCTCTGTTTCAGGAAGCCGCCCGCCTTGCGGCCGCGTTCCGGCAGGCAGCACCCGCTCGCCATATGCCCACCCACGACTACGCAGCCTCGCTTGCCTGTTTCGAAGAGCCGCTGCCGGCGGCCGGTTCCGATATGCTTGACGTCATCAGGCGTCTCTCGGACGGCGCCGAACCCGGGCTGCATGCAACCACTGGGCCGCGCTTTTTCGGCTGGGTCATCGGCGGCTCCCATCCGGTCGGCGTCGCGGCCGATTTCCTCACCAGCGCCTGGGGCCAGAATGCCGGAAACCATGCCGCCGCCCCGGCCGCGGCCGCCGTCGAGACCGTCGCGGCGAGATGGCTTCTCGATCTCCTGGAGCTGCCGGCCGAAAGCTCGGTCGGCTTCGTCACCGGCGCGACGGTGGCGAACTTCACCTGCCTTGCCGCCGCTCGCGGCGAGGTGCTGCGCCAAGTGGGCTGGCATGTTGATGCGAAGGGCCTCTTCGGGGCGCCTGAGATTACCGTGCTGATCGGCGACGACGCCCACACGACCGTCTTCTCCGCGCTGCAATTCCTCGGCCTCGGGCATGATCGCGTGCTGCGCCTGCCCACCGACGCGATGGGACGGATAGACCCGGCCACGCTGGCGGGCACGCTCGATACTGTCTCTGGACCCGTCATCGCCGTTCTACAGGCGGGGCAGATCAATACTGGCGCCTTCGACGATTTCGCCGCCATCATCCCGCTGTTGAAGGCGAAAGGCGCCTGGGTGCATGTCGATGGCGCCTTTGGCCTCTGGGCGCAGGCGTCAGCGAAGACCAGCCACCTCAGCCGCGGCATCGAAGCGGCCGACAGCTGGGCGACCGACGGCCACAAGTGGCTGCAGACGCCCTATGATTGCGGCTATGCGATCGTCCGCGACGAGCTCGCCCATCGCCGCGCCATGACGATCGCCGCGAGCTACCTGCCGCTCGCCGGCGAAGGTGAACGCGATCCCTCACATTACGTGCCCGAGCTTTCGAGAAGGGCACGCGGCTTTGCCACCTGGGCGATGCTGAAACATCTCGGCCGCGACGGCATCGCCGCCTTGATCGACCAGTGCTGTGCCTCGGCTCGGCTGGTGGCCGACCTGCTTGCGCACGAGCCCGGCATCGCCATCCTGAACGAGGTGGCGCTGAACCAGCTCGTCATCCGCTTCGGAGCCGACCTGCAGAACGAAGAAGGCGACGCACTGACCCGAAAGACGATCGAAAAGATTCAGGCGGACGGCATGATCTTCGCCGGCGGCGCCAAATGGCGCGGCCGCGACGTCCTGCGCCTCTCTGTCACCAATTTCCAGACGACGTCAGATGAGGCCCAACTCGCCGCCCAAAGCATCATCACCGCGTTCAAGAGTGTGAGCGGCGGCTGA
- a CDS encoding low molecular weight protein tyrosine phosphatase family protein, with protein MKNVLFVCSQNKLRSPTAEQVFANWPEIEVSSAGTNNDAENPLSNELIEWADIVFVMEKAHRAKVQGKYRPALKGKRLICLDIPDEYDFMDPTLVQLLKATVPRHL; from the coding sequence GTGAAAAACGTCCTGTTCGTCTGCAGTCAGAACAAACTTCGCAGCCCGACGGCCGAACAGGTCTTCGCAAACTGGCCGGAGATCGAGGTCTCCTCGGCCGGCACCAACAACGATGCCGAAAACCCACTATCGAACGAACTGATCGAATGGGCCGATATCGTCTTCGTCATGGAGAAGGCTCACCGTGCGAAAGTCCAGGGCAAATACCGGCCAGCTCTCAAAGGCAAGCGGCTGATATGCCTGGATATTCCAGACGAGTACGATTTCATGGACCCTACGCTCGTGCAACTGCTGAAGGCAACGGTGCCTCGGCATCTCTAA
- a CDS encoding GNAT family N-acetyltransferase, whose amino-acid sequence MDGSGTTIRHVRADEVEAFRRIRLEALRTEPSLFASRYEDWEALSLEEWRNRLNEPVFIAFQDDEPVGITGLVRQRSSKMAHRATIIMVYVRRSLRGTGLAGKLLSAVADHARDIGILQLELFVSAENPAAIRFYQREGFSEIGRIPGGVLEEGREIDDVMMARRLVG is encoded by the coding sequence ATGGATGGAAGTGGCACGACGATCAGGCATGTCAGGGCAGACGAAGTGGAGGCTTTCCGGCGCATCCGTCTGGAAGCGCTTCGTACCGAACCGTCCCTCTTTGCAAGCCGCTACGAGGACTGGGAGGCTCTTTCTCTCGAGGAGTGGCGCAATCGCCTGAATGAGCCGGTTTTCATCGCTTTTCAGGATGACGAACCCGTCGGCATAACCGGCCTAGTTCGGCAGCGGTCGAGCAAGATGGCCCATCGCGCGACGATCATCATGGTTTACGTGAGAAGGAGCCTGCGCGGAACGGGCCTTGCCGGCAAGCTGCTCAGCGCGGTGGCCGATCACGCGCGCGATATCGGCATCCTGCAGCTGGAACTCTTCGTCAGCGCTGAGAACCCGGCTGCAATACGCTTCTATCAGCGGGAAGGCTTCTCCGAGATCGGCAGGATTCCCGGCGGGGTTCTGGAGGAGGGCAGGGAGATCGACGACGTCATGATGGCTCGCCGTCTGGTCGGTTAG
- a CDS encoding TIGR02594 family protein → MKVILVIVLTALAVPCEADMLRTASKYKSMHERSISFLSINPRRVSWCGAFLAFVAKRSSRQPPPNPNMAASWRKFGKPVGVRSARRGDVVVIRTGRRFHVSLFDHIDQRRQYVYLFGGNQSNRVQLSRYRASSVVAVRR, encoded by the coding sequence ATGAAGGTTATTCTCGTCATCGTCCTTACGGCGCTTGCCGTGCCCTGTGAGGCGGACATGCTCCGCACGGCGTCCAAGTACAAGAGCATGCACGAACGCTCCATCTCCTTCCTGAGCATCAATCCGCGCAGGGTGTCGTGGTGCGGGGCGTTCCTTGCCTTTGTCGCCAAACGGTCTTCGCGGCAACCGCCGCCCAACCCCAACATGGCGGCGTCCTGGAGGAAGTTCGGCAAGCCGGTCGGTGTCCGCTCCGCCAGGCGAGGGGATGTCGTGGTGATCCGCACCGGCCGGCGCTTTCATGTGAGCCTGTTCGATCACATCGATCAGCGCCGGCAGTACGTCTACCTGTTCGGCGGCAACCAATCCAACCGGGTCCAGCTGTCGCGCTATCGCGCCAGTTCGGTGGTCGCCGTGCGACGATGA
- the dapB gene encoding 4-hydroxy-tetrahydrodipicolinate reductase has translation MTSPIKIAVAGANGRMGRAIMPLLAADPDFAFVGGIGREGSAGAGLIDRSTAIGAADVILDFTTGRAAAELAGLCASAGGPALVIGATGFEPDELERIAEAARAIPILRSGNFSIGVNMLIGLVAQAARALPAHGWDIEILEAHHNRKMDAPSGTALMLGEAAAEGRGVSLASVERRGRDGITGERPPGEIGFAVLRAGGLVGEHSVLFAAAEEVVTLSHSALDRGMFARGALAAARWIAGRTPGAYAMGDVLGLA, from the coding sequence GTGACCTCACCAATCAAAATAGCCGTCGCCGGCGCGAATGGCCGCATGGGTCGCGCCATCATGCCGCTGCTGGCGGCCGATCCGGATTTTGCGTTCGTCGGCGGCATCGGCCGCGAGGGCTCCGCAGGCGCCGGGCTGATCGACCGTTCGACCGCGATCGGAGCGGCCGACGTGATCCTGGATTTCACGACGGGACGCGCTGCCGCCGAACTTGCCGGTTTGTGCGCTTCGGCCGGTGGACCGGCCCTGGTGATCGGGGCGACGGGTTTCGAGCCGGATGAGCTCGAACGGATCGCAGAAGCCGCCCGCGCGATTCCGATCCTGCGCTCCGGCAATTTCTCCATCGGTGTCAACATGCTGATCGGCCTCGTCGCCCAGGCCGCCCGCGCCCTTCCCGCGCATGGATGGGACATCGAAATCCTCGAAGCCCATCACAACCGGAAGATGGACGCGCCGTCCGGTACGGCGCTGATGCTCGGCGAAGCCGCCGCCGAAGGCCGCGGCGTTTCCCTCGCATCCGTCGAGCGGCGCGGGCGTGACGGCATCACCGGCGAGCGCCCGCCCGGCGAAATCGGCTTTGCCGTCCTGCGGGCCGGAGGGCTCGTCGGAGAACACAGCGTCCTGTTTGCCGCCGCCGAGGAAGTCGTGACGCTCTCGCATTCGGCTCTCGATCGCGGCATGTTCGCCCGCGGCGCGCTTGCCGCCGCCCGCTGGATCGCAGGGCGCACACCCGGCGCATACGCCATGGGGGATGTGCTGGGTCTGGCGTGA